The Methanolobus sp. WCC4 genome includes the window CTTTGAAGTTTTGAGTAAAGATATGATTTATATCTTCCAAGTTTTTCGTGTATTCCATCTTAGAACCCATTTATCGACTGCTATGTATAAATACTTTTTTAAGGTTAATATTTTGTCCGAAAAATAGGGTACTTTTTGGCCAAATACATGATTTTTAGCTCAAAAATAGTATTATTTGGGCTCTGTAGAAAACCTACTTTTATTTTATATTGGCATGATTATTTAAAAAGGATTAATGCCCTTTGCAGTATATGCTACCGAAAACACATAGGTATGATTGTGTTTTGTCTAATAAGTACTTAAAGTTTGTTGATACAGTGCTAGCTGTATCAGGAAACTCACATCTTCAGATTTATAGTTGTAAATATTCTAACCCAAGTTTGACAGTTTTCACTCTTTTTTGAAGAGAATACATTCTATTCAACAAAAAATGAAAACTGTCAAACTTGGGAATTAACTCTCCGAATCTGCCATCAAGGGAATTACTCAAAAGATTTTAGAAGAAATCCAATCCCTACAAGAAATCAATGATAAAGTAATCAAGGAATTCTTGACAGCTGTTCTGAATAAATATTGATTGCATCAATAACATCGCATATTTTTATAATGTAAATTAATCTTTTTGAAACTTATTTATATTCAAACTCAAAACAACAATTCCCGACAATACTCCAAACCACAATGTACCAAATCGGATAATTAAAGCAGTTCCTGTAGCAATTGAATTAGGTACATCCAGAGTATGCAACAATCCGACAATACTGCCTTCAGCTATTCCCAATCCACCAGGGAGCATAGAGACTGCTCCTGCAAGTGATGAAAAAGCAAATACAAAGGTTGCATCAAGCAAGGGCCTACCAAGTCCAAAACCTTTGAGTACATACCACATTGCAATACATTCAAAGAACCAGGAAACGATGCTAATTGCTATTGTAAACAAAAGGGGTTTGTGCCTTAAAAGTGTATAAGCACTCTCATAGGATAGGCGTAAATGGTGAACATAATTTGAAACAAGGGGTAACCTCTCACAGAAATCTATGATTTTCATCGATAAAATTCTGGACTGAATAACAAGTACGATTAATGCAAATATTGTAAGAATTGCTATTAACAAATTCAAACTATAATCATAAACAATAATTCCCACAGAGGCAAGAATCAACAGACCCATGACATCTGTAAGTCTCTCGGCAAATATAATAGGAGCAGATTTGCTAATTTGAATATCATCTAGTTGCTTTAATAAATAGGACTTGAATACTTCACCAAGTTTTCCAGGGGTAATAGACATTACCAATCCACTAAAGAAAACGACGAAACTATCCTTTTTAGAAATATCAATGTCAAGTTTTCCTAGATAATAATCCCATTTGTAAAACCTGAAAATGTAATTAAGCAATGTAAGTAAGACAATTACAGGAATATAGGTCCACTTGAACTGGATGAAAGCTTCTGTAAGTTTCCCTACATCTGCATATATCAACAGAGCTATTATGACAAAAATCCCAAAAATGGATGAATACAACATTCGTTTTTTGATCTTATCTATTACTGACAATTCTTCGTCTCCATTTTCGTAATTTTGTCCATGCATGATTGTACAATGGGGATCGATTGCCATTTCCATCAGTAGAGAAGGAGTTGATAGCCGTGAGAATTAAATCTTTAGTATCACGTCCTTCCATTTCTGGAACTAATGTATATCCCAAACCAATCTCATTCAGATTATGGGCATCACTTCCCCCAACCCTGGGCATATTATTTTCTAATGCAAATTGTCTGGCCATGAGATTACTTTTTTCATCGATGCACCTAGAATTGAAAACCTCAATTGCATCGATTTTGGAACAATATTTGTCAACTTCTTTCAATCTCTTTGCTCGATATGTATCAAAGGGATGTGGTACAACTGCAATCCCTCCCTGCTTGTGAATTTCATCAATTACATCTTCTGCTTCTTTTGACATAATTGGGTGATGTAAAAATAGTCCCGTAATTTCCCCTTCATTTGTAGTTATTTCACAACCTATGATTACAGCAAAGTCTTTAGTTTCGTATTTCTTTGCTTCCAAGGCCCCATCTATAGTATCATGATCTGTAACTGCAATTCCATTCAAACCTCTTTGCATTGCGGCGTGGACAAGTTTTTTGGGAGGAAGTGCACCGCATTTTTTTGAATATTTGGTATGAGTATGTAGGTCGAATTTCATAAGTACCTCATTTCAGTAAGGGTCCCAATTATTGATATCTGGATAAGTGGGGTAAGGACCGTTTCCGTATTTGTCGAACAATTGACCCCATTCAGTTTGCATGAA containing:
- a CDS encoding PHP domain-containing protein, with the translated sequence MKFDLHTHTKYSKKCGALPPKKLVHAAMQRGLNGIAVTDHDTIDGALEAKKYETKDFAVIIGCEITTNEGEITGLFLHHPIMSKEAEDVIDEIHKQGGIAVVPHPFDTYRAKRLKEVDKYCSKIDAIEVFNSRCIDEKSNLMARQFALENNMPRVGGSDAHNLNEIGLGYTLVPEMEGRDTKDLILTAINSFSTDGNGNRSPLYNHAWTKLRKWRRRIVSNR
- a CDS encoding lysylphosphatidylglycerol synthase transmembrane domain-containing protein, producing MSVIDKIKKRMLYSSIFGIFVIIALLIYADVGKLTEAFIQFKWTYIPVIVLLTLLNYIFRFYKWDYYLGKLDIDISKKDSFVVFFSGLVMSITPGKLGEVFKSYLLKQLDDIQISKSAPIIFAERLTDVMGLLILASVGIIVYDYSLNLLIAILTIFALIVLVIQSRILSMKIIDFCERLPLVSNYVHHLRLSYESAYTLLRHKPLLFTIAISIVSWFFECIAMWYVLKGFGLGRPLLDATFVFAFSSLAGAVSMLPGGLGIAEGSIVGLLHTLDVPNSIATGTALIIRFGTLWFGVLSGIVVLSLNINKFQKD